In one Trichosurus vulpecula isolate mTriVul1 chromosome 8, mTriVul1.pri, whole genome shotgun sequence genomic region, the following are encoded:
- the SENP8 gene encoding sentrin-specific protease 8, with product MDPVVLSYMDSLLRESDVSLLDPPSWLNDHIIGFAFEYFASDQFHDCSDQVCFISPEVTQFIKCTTSPEEITMFLQPLDLPHKRVIFLPINNNSNQAAGGTHWSLLVYLQDKNRFSHYDSHSRSNSVHARQVAGKLEAFLGKRGDKVAFVEEKAPAQQNSYDCGMYVICNTEALCQGFFKGQPEPRLQHLTPMYITRKRAEWKDLISKLARK from the coding sequence ATGGACCCAGTTGTTTTGAGTTACATGGACAGTTTACTACGAGAATCAGATGTCTCACTGTTGGATCCTCCCAGCTGGCTTAATGACCATATTATTGGATTTGCTTTTGAGTACTTTGCTAGTGACCAGTTCCATGACTGCTCAGACCAAGTGTGTTTCATCAGCCCAGAAGTCACTCAGTTCATCAAGTGTACCACCAGCCCAGAGGAGATCACCATGTTCCTTCAACCTCTTGACTTACCCCACAAGAGAGTTATATTCTTACCCATCAATAATAACTCCAATCAAGCAGCTGGGGGAACTCATTGGAGTTTGTTGGTTTATCTCCAAGACAAAAATAGATTTTCCCATTATGATTCACATAGCAGGAGCAACTCTGTCCATGCAAGACAGGTAGCAGGGAAACTGGAGGCCTTTTTGGGAAAAAGAGGGGACAAAGTAGCATTTGTGGAAGAAAAAGCCCCTGCTCAACAAAACAGCTATGATTGTGGAATGTATGTAATCTGTAACACAGAGGCGTTGTGTCAGGGCTTCTTTAAGGGACAGCCAGAGCCACGGCTGCAGCATCTCACGCCTATGTATATCACGAGGAAGAGGGCAGAGTGGAAAGATCTCATCTCCAAACTTGCAAGAAAATGA